From the Bacillus tuaregi genome, one window contains:
- a CDS encoding beta-class carbonic anhydrase: MRLLDEVLTYNEKFVADKKYEEFATDKLPNKKMVILTCMDTRLLELLPHALNFKNGDVKMIKNAGAVLKHPFGSVMRSILVAVYQLKADEVLVIGHHDCGMGGLKADDIIPNMLERGVSQKTLDTLEYSGIDVQKWLKGFSKVEDSVAHSVDVIRNHPLLPGNTPVHGLVIDPATGKLDLVVNGYEK; this comes from the coding sequence ATGAGATTACTAGATGAGGTACTGACGTATAATGAGAAATTTGTTGCTGATAAGAAATATGAAGAGTTTGCTACCGATAAGCTGCCTAATAAAAAGATGGTCATTCTAACCTGTATGGATACACGTTTATTGGAATTGCTCCCACATGCACTGAATTTTAAAAATGGCGATGTAAAGATGATCAAAAATGCTGGAGCAGTATTGAAGCATCCTTTTGGGAGTGTGATGAGAAGTATACTAGTAGCAGTGTATCAGCTGAAGGCAGATGAAGTACTTGTCATTGGTCATCATGATTGTGGTATGGGCGGATTAAAGGCCGATGATATCATTCCAAATATGCTGGAGCGCGGAGTATCTCAAAAGACACTTGATACATTAGAGTACTCTGGAATCGATGTGCAGAAATGGCTGAAGGGCTTTAGTAAAGTAGAGGATAGTGTTGCACATAGTGTAGATGTCATTAGAAATCACCCGCTTTTGCCAGGGAATACACCTGTTCATGGACTAGTCATTGATCCGGCAACTGGGAAACTAGATTTAGTAGTGAATGGCTACGAAAAATAA
- the yidD gene encoding membrane protein insertion efficiency factor YidD, producing MLKAAFIAIIRFYQVVISPLKPPTCRFYPTCSHYGLESVKRFGALKGGYLAVKRILKCHPLHPGGIDEVPEKWPGMMRKKKKSISKQ from the coding sequence ATGCTTAAAGCCGCATTCATTGCCATCATCCGTTTTTACCAAGTGGTGATATCTCCATTAAAACCGCCCACATGCCGTTTTTACCCAACCTGTTCTCATTATGGGCTAGAATCTGTCAAACGATTTGGAGCCTTAAAGGGTGGCTATCTTGCTGTTAAGCGGATATTAAAATGCCACCCGCTCCACCCTGGAGGAATTGATGAAGTACCGGAAAAATGGCCAGGTATGATGAGAAAAAAAAAGAAATCTATTTCGAAGCAATAA
- the cls gene encoding cardiolipin synthase, giving the protein MDLYSLIVSLILFLNMILAVIVIFLENRDAGPTWAWLMVLFFIPILGFILYLLFGQNLTRSSLFEWEDKKKIGIEEIIAEQTSSFRSGRINCHNEITENNQGLIYMLLANNDAILTTDNSVKIFTDGKEKFEALFKDIEGATDFIHLQYYIFKNDDIGKKLIQLLVEKAKQGVKVRILYDDLGSRSLRRSAFKELLEAGGEVEAFFPSKFPLINLRLNYRNHRKLVIIDGMVGYIGGFNVGDEYLGLNKRFGYWRDTHLRITGSSVHAIQTRFILDWNQASHRHDISYLPNLFPETTPSGNIAMQIVSSGPDSEWEQIKYGYIKMISSAKKSIWIQTPYFIPDESLLDSIKIAALTGKDVRIMIPNKPDHPFVYWATYSHIGQILKAGAKVYIYDNGFIHAKSIIVDHTLSSVGTANIDVRSFRLNFEVNAFIYDEKIAEALTDSFYEDLKLSRELTMQEYNRRSIIIRFKESISRLLSPIL; this is encoded by the coding sequence TTGGATTTATATTCATTGATTGTCAGCCTGATATTGTTTTTAAATATGATTCTTGCTGTTATCGTCATCTTTTTGGAAAACAGAGATGCTGGGCCAACATGGGCATGGCTGATGGTTCTTTTCTTTATTCCCATTTTAGGGTTTATTCTCTACCTGCTTTTCGGCCAAAATTTGACCCGAAGCTCCTTGTTTGAATGGGAGGATAAGAAGAAAATTGGAATTGAGGAAATAATTGCTGAGCAAACCTCCAGCTTTCGGTCCGGGAGAATCAACTGTCATAACGAGATAACGGAAAATAATCAAGGTCTTATTTATATGCTGCTCGCAAACAATGATGCCATCTTAACAACCGATAATTCGGTCAAAATATTCACAGATGGAAAAGAAAAATTTGAAGCCTTATTTAAGGATATTGAAGGGGCAACCGATTTTATCCATTTGCAATATTATATTTTTAAAAATGACGATATAGGAAAAAAACTGATTCAATTGCTGGTTGAGAAGGCAAAACAAGGGGTAAAGGTACGTATTCTTTATGATGACCTTGGCTCTCGATCGTTACGTCGCAGTGCCTTTAAGGAGTTGCTGGAGGCCGGTGGTGAAGTCGAAGCCTTTTTTCCATCGAAATTCCCGCTCATCAATTTACGTTTGAATTACCGAAATCATCGCAAGCTGGTCATTATTGATGGAATGGTTGGTTACATTGGCGGTTTTAATGTCGGGGATGAATACTTAGGCTTAAACAAAAGATTTGGTTATTGGCGTGATACACATCTCCGGATTACCGGTAGCTCTGTCCATGCGATTCAAACAAGATTTATCTTAGATTGGAACCAAGCTTCACACCGGCATGATATTTCCTATTTACCCAATCTTTTCCCGGAAACAACGCCATCCGGTAATATTGCCATGCAAATTGTTTCCAGTGGACCTGATTCAGAATGGGAACAGATTAAATACGGGTATATCAAAATGATTTCCTCTGCCAAGAAATCTATTTGGATTCAAACACCCTATTTCATTCCAGATGAAAGTCTACTCGACTCAATAAAAATCGCCGCACTCACCGGTAAAGATGTGAGAATCATGATTCCGAATAAACCTGATCATCCCTTTGTCTATTGGGCGACCTATTCCCATATCGGGCAAATCCTAAAAGCAGGAGCAAAGGTGTACATTTATGATAACGGCTTTATTCATGCCAAATCCATTATTGTTGATCATACCTTATCATCTGTTGGTACCGCCAATATTGATGTGAGAAGCTTCAGGCTTAATTTTGAGGTCAATGCGTTTATATATGATGAGAAAATTGCAGAAGCCCTGACAGATAGCTTTTATGAGGATCTAAAGCTATCAAGGGAATTAACAATGCAGGAATATAACCGCAGAAGCATCATCATTCGGTTTAAGGAATCTATATCAAGATTGTTATCACCGATTTTATAA
- the ytzI gene encoding YtzI protein, whose amino-acid sequence MLTVLIISIIIIFLVLIVSLKVTKKAYQYNHTIDPPADSSSDANQDRKTDA is encoded by the coding sequence ATGTTAACCGTATTAATAATTTCAATTATCATTATATTTCTAGTGTTAATCGTCAGTCTGAAGGTAACGAAGAAAGCATATCAATATAATCATACCATTGATCCTCCTGCCGATTCTTCATCTGACGCTAACCAAGATCGAAAAACAGATGCATAA
- a CDS encoding Dps family protein produces MSQELIQAVNKQVANWTVLYVKLHHYHWFVKGHHFFTLHEKFEEFYDEANEHIDVLAERLLSIGATPVSTMKECLELASVKEATGGENETEMVRETCNDFEKLIQELQEAMRLADDAGDEGTGDVLLSIHGSLQKHVWMLKAYLS; encoded by the coding sequence ATGAGTCAGGAATTGATTCAAGCTGTGAATAAGCAGGTAGCCAATTGGACTGTTCTGTATGTAAAGCTGCATCATTATCATTGGTTTGTAAAGGGACATCACTTCTTTACTTTACACGAAAAATTTGAGGAATTCTATGATGAAGCAAATGAGCATATCGATGTCTTAGCTGAAAGGCTGCTTTCCATTGGGGCTACACCGGTATCAACGATGAAGGAGTGCCTCGAGTTAGCCTCCGTTAAAGAAGCAACTGGAGGAGAAAATGAAACGGAAATGGTCCGAGAAACCTGCAATGATTTTGAAAAGCTCATCCAGGAGCTTCAAGAGGCTATGAGATTAGCGGATGATGCTGGTGATGAAGGAACAGGAGACGTCCTTCTTTCCATCCATGGCAGCTTACAAAAGCATGTCTGGATGCTGAAGGCATATTTAAGCTAA
- a CDS encoding DUF6154 family protein, whose amino-acid sequence MKLVDELYEMYRNKLTGDEEDIDMLAFAFLEEMSREDILHLIQEMDEQELYTLMGLYLIESLKGKFAKEDYGQQQSPVLNQRNLH is encoded by the coding sequence ATGAAGCTTGTAGATGAACTTTATGAAATGTACCGAAACAAATTAACCGGCGATGAAGAGGACATTGATATGTTAGCGTTTGCATTTCTTGAGGAGATGTCAAGGGAAGACATCTTGCATTTGATTCAGGAAATGGATGAACAGGAACTTTATACATTAATGGGGCTCTACTTAATCGAAAGTCTAAAAGGTAAATTCGCAAAAGAAGACTATGGTCAACAGCAAAGTCCTGTCTTAAACCAGCGAAACCTTCATTAA
- a CDS encoding hydrolase translates to MDEKKTYYIEIASESISQSATDSPWNFKIEANDEEIRQLREYFNQSESTEIGNFIRAHIPFREYHNDPDNDRYDENLKYIYQTIHKLGDAEAKQHIENMGFLDHI, encoded by the coding sequence ATGGACGAAAAAAAAACCTACTATATTGAAATTGCTTCCGAATCCATCTCACAGAGCGCAACGGATTCACCATGGAATTTTAAAATTGAAGCGAATGATGAAGAAATTCGTCAACTACGAGAATACTTTAATCAAAGTGAGTCAACAGAAATCGGTAATTTCATTCGTGCCCATATCCCGTTTCGTGAGTATCACAACGACCCTGACAATGATCGATATGATGAGAACCTAAAATATATTTACCAGACCATTCATAAGCTGGGTGATGCTGAAGCAAAACAGCATATTGAAAATATGGGGTTTTTGGACCATATCTAG
- the ytkD gene encoding RNA deprotection pyrophosphohydrolase: MDTFIDYNGGTVTVSFQRDAFLQRAKHVLVICRFSNQWLLTKHKIRGWEFPGGKKEENETLEEAARREVEEETGALIQSLQFIGEYEVNTGENSFVKAIYYAEADSLEPKKDYLETNGPVLIGGDLLSLRFQDSYSFIMKDKVMELALEKIMRCQAPQMNN, translated from the coding sequence ATGGATACTTTTATCGATTATAATGGTGGGACCGTTACGGTTTCCTTTCAAAGGGACGCTTTTTTGCAAAGAGCTAAACATGTGCTGGTGATTTGTCGTTTCTCCAATCAATGGCTATTAACGAAACATAAAATCAGGGGCTGGGAATTTCCCGGAGGAAAAAAAGAAGAAAATGAAACGTTGGAAGAAGCCGCAAGAAGAGAGGTCGAGGAGGAAACAGGCGCCCTTATACAATCCCTACAATTTATTGGAGAATATGAAGTAAATACAGGGGAGAATTCCTTCGTCAAAGCGATATACTATGCTGAGGCAGATAGCCTGGAGCCAAAGAAGGATTATCTCGAAACGAACGGACCCGTCCTCATTGGCGGAGATCTATTAAGTCTCCGTTTCCAGGACTCTTATAGCTTTATCATGAAGGACAAGGTCATGGAACTCGCATTAGAAAAAATTATGAGGTGCCAGGCACCCCAAATGAACAATTAA
- a CDS encoding ABC transporter permease, which produces MKSSTEIQQLHQNYINSLKKEKRWVRFYQLIIFLAFFGSWELASTFRWIDPLIFSSPSKVGLLLIDNVQNGSLFMHISVTLGETIFGFLLGTLLGTLLAALLWWSPILSKILDPYLVILNAMPKIALGPILIVALGPNFTSIMAMGALISVIITTIVVYTSFREVDPNYVKVLYTFGASRAQSFKEAVLPASFPTIISTLKVNVGLSWVGVIVGEFLVSSKGLGYMIIYGFQVFNFTLVFLSLFVIAIFATIMYQLVELLEKKIIKSS; this is translated from the coding sequence TTGAAGTCCTCAACTGAGATTCAACAACTTCATCAAAACTATATTAATTCTTTGAAAAAAGAAAAACGATGGGTTCGTTTTTATCAGCTCATTATCTTCTTGGCCTTTTTCGGCAGCTGGGAGCTGGCAAGTACCTTCCGCTGGATTGATCCACTCATTTTCAGCTCCCCTTCAAAAGTAGGTCTTTTGCTGATTGATAATGTGCAGAACGGATCACTATTCATGCATATTAGTGTGACACTTGGCGAAACCATCTTTGGCTTTCTGCTCGGGACCCTGCTTGGCACTTTGCTTGCTGCCCTATTGTGGTGGTCACCCATTTTGTCAAAAATCCTTGATCCCTATTTAGTAATTCTCAATGCCATGCCCAAAATAGCCTTAGGACCCATACTAATCGTCGCACTAGGTCCAAACTTTACTTCCATTATGGCCATGGGAGCCTTAATCTCGGTTATTATCACTACCATCGTGGTCTATACATCATTTCGTGAGGTCGACCCTAACTATGTAAAGGTCCTATATACATTTGGAGCCTCAAGAGCGCAATCGTTTAAGGAAGCGGTCTTACCCGCTTCCTTCCCAACCATTATTTCTACATTAAAGGTGAATGTTGGTCTTTCCTGGGTCGGGGTCATCGTAGGGGAATTTTTAGTTTCTTCTAAAGGTCTTGGGTACATGATTATCTACGGCTTTCAGGTATTCAATTTCACCCTCGTTTTTCTGTCACTATTTGTGATCGCCATTTTTGCCACCATCATGTACCAGCTCGTTGAATTGCTTGAGAAAAAAATAATCAAAAGCAGTTAA
- a CDS encoding ABC transporter ATP-binding protein, translating to MGFLSVQNVSHTYFTKTSATTALSDISLDIAEGEFVSMLGPSGCGKTTLLSIIAGLIQPSEGLVTLEGKKIGNKSNDIGYMLQQDYLFPWKTIEQNILIGLKLNKQLRADRKQYTLQLLEKMGLKGVEKQYPKELSGGMRQRAALVRTLATEPKVLMLDEPFSALDFQTKLHLEDHIFETLKSFHKTAILVTHDIGEAIAMSDRIFLLSARPGQLHKTFIVPEELRSLTPFHARNHEKFQILFQTIWKELESLEVLN from the coding sequence ATGGGCTTTTTATCAGTTCAAAACGTAAGTCATACGTATTTTACTAAAACATCGGCTACGACTGCCCTCTCTGACATTTCTCTTGATATCGCCGAAGGGGAGTTCGTATCCATGCTTGGTCCAAGTGGGTGCGGGAAAACGACGCTTCTTTCCATTATCGCTGGCTTAATCCAGCCGTCTGAAGGACTAGTCACGTTGGAGGGAAAAAAGATTGGCAATAAATCAAATGATATTGGATATATGCTTCAGCAGGATTATCTTTTTCCTTGGAAGACGATTGAACAAAACATTCTCATTGGTCTAAAGCTAAATAAACAGCTCCGAGCTGACAGAAAACAATATACACTGCAGCTGCTAGAGAAAATGGGGTTAAAAGGAGTAGAGAAGCAGTATCCAAAGGAGCTTTCCGGGGGGATGAGACAACGGGCTGCGCTGGTCAGAACATTAGCAACAGAGCCAAAGGTACTCATGCTTGATGAACCTTTTTCAGCCCTTGATTTTCAAACAAAGCTCCATTTAGAGGATCATATATTTGAAACGCTTAAATCCTTTCACAAAACAGCGATTCTCGTCACACACGATATTGGTGAAGCCATTGCCATGAGCGATCGGATCTTTCTATTATCCGCCCGTCCTGGTCAGCTCCATAAGACATTTATCGTCCCCGAGGAATTGCGAAGCCTAACACCCTTTCACGCAAGAAATCATGAAAAATTTCAGATCCTGTTTCAAACAATTTGGAAGGAGTTGGAATCCCTTGAAGTCCTCAACTGA
- a CDS encoding ABC transporter substrate-binding protein yields MKKWWKASLLLLVILVLMTSLVACNLGKSKEDSEKLQKVKIAEVTRSIFYAPQYVAIEKGFFAEEGLDVELITTFGGDKTMTTLVSGGADIALVGSETSIYVAAQGSTDPVINFAQLTQTDGTFLVSRDKIENFDWQMLKDSTFLGQRKGGMPQMVGEFVLKNHGIDPHNDLNLIQNIDFANIANAFISGTGEFVQLFEPQASMFEKEGRGYIVASFGTESGHVPYTTFMTKQSYIEENEELVEAFTRAIYKAQQWVYENSSAETAKLIQKYFENTDLDIIESSIDRYKTQTSFATNPILDEEEWDNLQNIMDEAGELPKRIDYETLVNTEFAEKVMD; encoded by the coding sequence ATGAAAAAATGGTGGAAGGCTAGTTTATTACTGCTAGTTATCCTTGTGTTAATGACCAGTCTCGTTGCTTGTAACCTTGGGAAATCTAAGGAAGATTCTGAAAAGCTCCAAAAAGTCAAGATAGCAGAAGTCACTCGTTCAATCTTTTATGCGCCTCAATATGTTGCGATTGAAAAAGGATTTTTTGCAGAAGAAGGTCTTGATGTTGAATTAATCACAACCTTTGGCGGCGATAAAACCATGACTACTCTCGTATCGGGCGGTGCTGATATCGCACTTGTCGGCTCAGAAACATCGATTTATGTAGCTGCCCAAGGTTCGACAGACCCCGTTATTAACTTTGCTCAGCTGACGCAGACAGACGGTACTTTTCTTGTTTCCCGTGATAAAATTGAAAACTTCGACTGGCAGATGCTGAAGGACAGTACCTTCCTCGGCCAAAGAAAAGGCGGGATGCCTCAGATGGTAGGCGAATTTGTGTTAAAAAATCATGGAATTGACCCTCATAATGATTTGAATTTAATTCAGAATATTGATTTCGCCAATATTGCCAATGCCTTTATTTCAGGGACGGGAGAGTTCGTTCAATTATTTGAACCGCAGGCCAGCATGTTTGAAAAGGAAGGGCGCGGCTACATTGTAGCATCATTTGGAACGGAATCAGGGCATGTTCCATACACAACCTTCATGACCAAGCAAAGCTATATAGAAGAGAATGAGGAGCTTGTTGAAGCCTTTACACGGGCTATTTATAAAGCACAGCAATGGGTATATGAAAACAGCTCAGCAGAAACAGCAAAATTAATTCAAAAATATTTCGAGAATACAGATTTGGATATTATTGAATCCTCTATTGATCGTTATAAAACCCAAACCTCCTTTGCCACAAATCCAATTCTAGATGAAGAGGAATGGGATAATCTGCAAAATATTATGGATGAAGCGGGTGAGCTACCAAAACGTATTGATTATGAAACATTAGTCAATACAGAATTTGCTGAGAAAGTGATGGATTAG
- a CDS encoding MurR/RpiR family transcriptional regulator: MSQNCIGKIRSNYARLSEKEKKIADYILDDPDKIIHGTINEVAEDLNIADATVFRFCKRIGFKGYQAMKIALASEIITPNQQIQEDIEISDDDDAKTIADKVFQANIRTIENTVEILDHTAIQKAVNLLLYSNRVEFYGTGGSAVIAMDAFHKFVRTGIKAFAFIDSHFQLTSASQLTESDTAVIISHTGTNKDTLNILKTAKRNGAKTIAITGYPKSPIAQHADVALYTSSEDNEYRSEALSSRIAQLSLIDALYVNLVVLNKEKAQRSLEKIRSTISETRM, from the coding sequence ATGTCACAAAATTGCATAGGAAAAATTCGTTCGAATTACGCTCGGCTTAGCGAGAAAGAAAAAAAGATAGCCGATTATATTTTGGATGATCCCGATAAAATTATCCACGGGACCATCAATGAAGTTGCTGAGGATTTAAATATAGCAGATGCAACTGTTTTTCGTTTTTGCAAACGAATCGGCTTTAAGGGCTACCAGGCAATGAAGATTGCCCTTGCTTCTGAAATCATCACTCCGAACCAACAAATCCAAGAGGATATTGAAATCTCGGATGATGATGATGCTAAGACCATTGCCGATAAAGTCTTCCAAGCAAATATTAGAACGATTGAAAATACAGTAGAGATTCTAGATCACACAGCCATTCAAAAGGCAGTCAATCTCTTGCTGTATTCCAACCGAGTAGAGTTTTATGGCACGGGTGGATCTGCAGTCATTGCTATGGATGCGTTCCATAAATTTGTGCGCACAGGAATTAAAGCGTTTGCATTTATTGATTCCCACTTTCAGCTTACATCTGCCTCCCAGCTAACAGAAAGTGATACAGCTGTTATTATTTCTCATACAGGGACAAATAAGGATACCTTAAATATTTTAAAGACAGCTAAGCGAAATGGAGCGAAAACGATTGCCATTACCGGCTATCCAAAATCCCCAATAGCCCAGCATGCTGATGTAGCACTTTATACAAGCTCCGAGGACAATGAATATCGTTCAGAAGCCTTATCGTCGAGAATCGCACAACTCAGCCTTATTGACGCCCTTTATGTTAACTTAGTCGTTCTAAATAAAGAAAAGGCTCAGCGTTCTCTTGAAAAAATAAGAAGTACAATCTCCGAAACAAGAATGTAG
- the map gene encoding type I methionyl aminopeptidase — translation MIIRSEEDLQGLKEIGKIVGTIRDEMIKKTKPGITTKELDDFAGELFEKYGALSAPKGEYDFPGFTCISVQEEVAHGIPGSRVIQDGDLVNIDVSGSKNGYYADTGLSFVVGNGNPELEKLCEVAKKAFEAGLTKFKVGARKNAIGKVVYQTARQNGFTVIKNLTGHGVGLSLHEAPDHILNYYDSWDKEILRDGMVIAFEPFVSTGAEEVYQLDDGWTYVTEERSFVAQIEHTVIVTKNGPVIITN, via the coding sequence TTGATTATTAGGTCTGAGGAAGATTTACAGGGTCTGAAGGAAATTGGAAAAATAGTTGGAACGATACGGGATGAAATGATAAAAAAAACAAAACCTGGCATTACAACAAAGGAGCTTGATGACTTTGCCGGGGAGCTGTTTGAAAAATACGGGGCCCTTTCAGCACCGAAGGGCGAATATGATTTTCCTGGCTTTACCTGCATCAGTGTCCAGGAAGAGGTTGCCCATGGAATCCCGGGAAGCCGTGTTATTCAAGATGGTGACTTAGTCAATATTGATGTATCCGGTTCGAAAAACGGCTATTATGCTGACACTGGTCTATCTTTTGTCGTCGGTAACGGGAACCCGGAGCTAGAAAAGCTTTGTGAAGTGGCAAAAAAAGCATTTGAAGCTGGTTTGACGAAATTTAAGGTTGGCGCAAGAAAGAATGCAATTGGTAAAGTGGTCTATCAAACAGCAAGACAAAATGGTTTTACAGTAATTAAAAACCTAACTGGACATGGGGTAGGTTTATCATTACACGAAGCACCCGATCATATTTTGAATTATTATGATTCATGGGATAAAGAAATTCTTCGCGATGGCATGGTGATTGCTTTTGAACCATTCGTTTCAACAGGTGCGGAAGAGGTTTATCAATTAGATGATGGATGGACGTATGTTACAGAGGAGCGAAGCTTTGTTGCTCAAATTGAACATACCGTAATTGTAACGAAGAATGGACCTGTTATTATTACAAACTAA
- a CDS encoding alpha/beta hydrolase family protein, whose amino-acid sequence MNPIIISKQKFPSPNPEIELSIITYLVEGLKVKGLLAEPRNADIYDGFLYLRGGIKNVGKVRPARIVQFASEGFIVFAPFYRGNQGGEGNEDFAGEDREDAFSGFELLRSHQRVKNVHIFGFSRGGVMALLTGITFPDAASVVTWGGVSDMSLTYVERKDLRRMMKRVIGGTPAKVPEQYQYRTPLYDIEKLRPPVLIIHGRRDINVSVEHAYRLEKRLKDLNKKVECWYFDQYTHYFPPAINRQIVADLTLWMKKQAD is encoded by the coding sequence ATGAATCCTATTATTATCAGTAAACAAAAGTTTCCGTCTCCGAATCCGGAGATTGAATTATCGATTATTACTTATCTGGTTGAAGGTTTAAAGGTGAAGGGATTATTAGCAGAGCCTAGAAATGCTGACATCTATGACGGATTTCTTTATTTAAGAGGCGGCATCAAAAATGTTGGAAAGGTGAGACCGGCCAGGATCGTTCAATTTGCCTCAGAAGGGTTCATTGTATTTGCTCCATTTTATCGCGGCAATCAAGGAGGGGAGGGAAATGAAGATTTTGCCGGAGAGGACAGGGAGGATGCTTTTTCAGGCTTTGAGCTGCTTCGTTCACATCAAAGGGTTAAAAACGTTCATATTTTTGGTTTCTCCCGCGGAGGTGTAATGGCCTTATTAACAGGAATTACATTCCCAGACGCAGCCTCTGTTGTTACTTGGGGAGGTGTTAGTGATATGTCATTAACATATGTGGAGAGAAAGGATTTAAGAAGAATGATGAAGCGAGTCATCGGCGGGACTCCAGCGAAGGTTCCTGAGCAGTATCAATACCGTACGCCCCTATATGATATAGAGAAGCTAAGACCTCCCGTGTTGATTATTCATGGTCGAAGGGATATTAATGTTTCGGTTGAACACGCCTATCGACTAGAGAAGCGCCTAAAGGACCTGAATAAAAAAGTAGAGTGCTGGTATTTTGACCAATATACACATTATTTTCCTCCGGCAATAAACAGGCAAATTGTCGCTGATTTAACGTTGTGGATGAAAAAGCAGGCTGACTAA
- a CDS encoding DUF2584 domain-containing protein, with protein sequence MGMPLELNTMIVTKGKEQRIGENDFTLVKDDYRIYPIEIPLEVRKTKDSEPGAYAVIKRLEWENSKTTITYQLISLNTTN encoded by the coding sequence ATGGGAATGCCTTTAGAATTAAATACGATGATTGTGACAAAGGGTAAGGAACAGAGAATTGGCGAGAATGATTTTACTTTAGTAAAGGATGATTACCGAATCTACCCAATTGAAATCCCGCTCGAAGTTAGAAAGACAAAGGACAGTGAGCCGGGAGCATATGCTGTCATAAAAAGACTAGAATGGGAAAACAGCAAGACTACCATTACATATCAGCTAATATCATTGAATACAACTAACTAA